The proteins below are encoded in one region of Pongo pygmaeus isolate AG05252 chromosome 20, NHGRI_mPonPyg2-v2.0_pri, whole genome shotgun sequence:
- the LOC129020330 gene encoding olfactory receptor 7A10 translates to MKSWNNTIILEFLLLGISEEPELQPFLFGLFLSMYLVAVLGNLLIILATISDSHLHTPMYFFLSNLSFVDICFVSTTVPKMLVNIQTHNKVITFAGCITQMCFFLLFVGMDNFLLTVMAYDRFVAICHPLHYMVIMNPQLCGLLVLASWIMGVLNSMLQSLMVLPLPFCTHMEIPHFFCEINQVVHLACSDTFVNDTVMYFAVALLGGGPLTGILYSYSKIVSSIRAISSAQGKYEAFSTCASHLSVVSLFYGTCLGVYLSSAATHNSHAGAAASVMYTVVTPMLNPFIYSLRNKDIKGAMKRFFRGKQ, encoded by the coding sequence ATGAAATCATGGAACAATacaataattttagaatttcttcTCCTGGGAATTTCAGAGGAACCAGAATTGCAGCCCTTCCTCTTTGGGCTGTTCCTGTCCATGTACCTGGTCGCTGTGCTCGGGAACCTGCTCATCATCCTGGCCACAATCTCAgactcccacctccacacccccatgtacttcttcctctccaacctgTCCTTTGTAGACATCTGTTTTGTCTCTACCACTGTCCCGAAGATGCTGGTGAACATCCAGACACACAACAAAGTCATCACCTTTGCAGGCTGCATCACCCAGATGTGCTTTTTCTTACTCTTTGTAGGAATGGATAACTTCCTTCTGACCGTGATGGCCTATGACCGGTTTGTGGCCATCTGTCACCCTCTGCACTACATGGTCATTATGAATCCTCAACTCTGTGGACTGCTGGTTCTGGCGTCCTGGATCATGGGTGTTCTGAATTCCATGTTACAAAGCTTGATGGTTTTGCCACTGCCCTTTTGTACACACATGGAAATCCCTCATTTTTTCTGTGAAATTAATCAGGTGGTCCACCTTGCCTGTTCTGACACATTTGTTAATGACACGGTGATGTATTTTGCAGTAGCGCTGCTGGGCGGTGGTCCCCTCACTGGGATCCTTTACTCTTACTCTAAGATAGTTTCCTCCATACGTGCAATCTCATCAGCTCAGGGGAAGTATGAGGCATTTTCCACCTGTGCATCTCACCTCTCAGTTGTCTCCTTATTTTATGGTACATGCTTAGGGGTGTACCTTAGTTCTGCTGCAACCCACAACTCACACGCAGGTGCTGCAGCCTCAGTGATGTACACTGTGGTCACCCCCATGCTGAACCCCTTCATCTACAGTCTGAGGAATAAAGACATAAAGGGTGCTATGAAAAGATTCTTCAGAGGGAAGCAATAG
- the LOC129020327 gene encoding olfactory receptor 7A10-like — MKPGNDTRISEFLLLGLSAEPELQPFLFGLFLSMYLVTVLGNLLIILATISDSHLHTPMYFFLSNLSFADICFVSTTVPKMLVNIQTQSRVISYAGCITQMCFFLLFAVLDSFLLAVMAYDRFVAICHPLYYTIIMNPQFYRLLVLASWILSVLNSLLQSLMVLPLPFYSDTAIPHFFCELNQVVHLACSDTFLNDIMIYCTTVLLGGGPLTGILYSYSKIVSSIRAISSAQGKYKAFSTCASHLSVVSLFYGTSLGMYLSSAATHNSHSSATASVMYTVVTPMLNPFIYSLRNKDLKDALKHFFRGKQ, encoded by the coding sequence ATGAAACCAGGGAATGATACACGAAtttcagaatttcttcttctAGGACTTTCAGCGGAACCAGAATTGCAGCCCTTCCTCTTTGGGCTGTTCCTGTCCATGTACCTGGTCACCGTGCTCGGGAACCTGCTCATCATCCTGGCCACAATCTCAGACTCCCACCTCCACActcccatgtacttcttcctctccaacctgTCCTTTGCAGACATCTGTTTTGTGTCTACCACTGTCCCGAAGATGCTGGTGAATATCCAGACACAGAGCAGAGTCATCAGCTATGCAGGCTGCATCACCCAGATGTGCTTTTTCCTACTATTTGCAGTGTTAGACAGCTTTCTCCTAGCTGTGATGGCCTATGATCGGTTTGTGGCCATCTGTCATCCTCTGTACTACACAATCATCATGAACCCTCAGTTCTATAGACTGCTGGTTTTGGCATCCTGGATTCTTAGTGTCCTGAATTCTCTGTTACAAAGCTTAATGGTGTTGCCACTGCCCTTCTATTCAGACACAGCAATCCCCCACTTTTTCTGTGAACTTAATCAGGTGGTCCATCTTGCCTGTTCTGACACCTTTCTTAATGACATCATGATATATTGTACAACTGTGCTGCTGGGTGGTGGTCCCCTCACTGGAATCCTTTACTCTTACTCTAAGATAGTTTCCTCCATACGTGCAATCTCATCAGCTCAGGGGAAGTACAAGGCATTTTCCACCTGTGCATCGCACCTCTCAGTTGTCTCCTTGTTTTATGGTACAAGCCTAGGAATGTACCTTAGTTCTGCTGCAACCCACAACTCACACTCAAGTGCAACAGCCTCAGTGATGTACACTGTGGTCACCCCCATGCTGAACCCCTTTATCTACAGTCTGAGGAATAAAGACCTAAAGGATGCTCTGAAACACTTCTTCAGAGGGAAGCAATAA